GCCTTGCTGAAAGGAAGTTCGTTAGTGGGAGTGTTCTGGGGCATGTTTGCGCAGAAAGAAGCCGCCCATAACGGGAAAAATTTGCAGGAAATTGCCACCTGGGTTGTGCAGGGTAAGCTAGCGCCATATGTGTCCAAACGCTACTCGCTGGCCGAAGCACCACAGGCTCTGACGGATATGATGGAGCGCCGGGTGATCGGCAAAGCTGTTGTGGTTATAGACTAGTTGCTGGGTTGGCTTCAGCAACCTTGAAGGGTCAGCCATCCAAACGTTCTAATCTTCCGACAACGTCTTCAGCAGATCCCACGAAAAAGGAACCCAAAGCCCGTTGTGGATATCCAACAGTTCGGTGGCTGCTTCGCAGGGAAAAATCTTGTAATCGAACTTGGTGTAGTTGTAGGCGATATAACCCGGATAATAGTAGATTTTCCGCTGACGACGGGCGTGGTTTATTTTTTGCAGCATCAGAAACTTGCCCAGGCTATGCTTGCGATAGGCGGGGTGGTAAAAATTCATAATCCCGGCAATGCTCTGAAAACCATCATCAAAAATACCGGCTGCGATCAACTGACCCCGGTCGCGAACCTCCACAACATAGGTATCGAACACGTTATCGATAGCCCCATCGAGCAGGCACGATTCGACCGAGTCGGGCGCGTCGAAATTGA
This window of the Spirosoma aerolatum genome carries:
- a CDS encoding GNAT family protein codes for the protein MKGSKLDLCLNMGYFRMQQDIFTCQYVLFENKLCPVYWLRIVLADVTYGTKQLRLLRTNDQFTVAVKPFALSDELENLYTLYRSAINFDAPDSVESCLLDGAIDNVFDTYVVEVRDRGQLIAAGIFDDGFQSIAGIMNFYHPAYRKHSLGKFLMLQKINHARRQRKIYYYPGYIAYNYTKFDYKIFPCEAATELLDIHNGLWVPFSWDLLKTLSED